The Argopecten irradians isolate NY chromosome 4, Ai_NY, whole genome shotgun sequence genome has a window encoding:
- the LOC138322147 gene encoding cysteine-rich secretory protein 2-like has protein sequence MKVVTILAFLGVLVVGLCEGEDAELEGAGTMPPEPTEPLPPGISDSKRSDEQDIVKRLFNNFRDIQREENVPSKRDDGDSVTGSERFQSEKRGRRRKGQRKLQEPLEISPEDFEAAKTLEMTGKETPSKCTAQEKIDAVLAHQKVRMLEPGSNIWKIHWDESLARLAQALSDKCVFKHTNLNFGNGTRVGQNLAVIKGSNHTIEKVVQLFYNEKSDYDINGHSFVDFDLVGHYLQLEYWDTVKVGCGVTFCPILHLPDHGDVWQNAYYWACDYWPPLHSKTRPYQIGEPCTQCVVPSGKGIGWMCVDDTCEECNIGEPGCNEPGPCTTFEPDKSTNICKKVKARNYCNKGTPGYKYAKFYCKTTCEFCSGIPESIDEE, from the exons ATGAAAGTGGTGACAATACTAGCCTTTCTAGGGGTGTTGGTAGTTGGTTTGTGTGAGGGAGAAGACGCTGAGTTAGAAGGAGCAGGTACCATGCCACCAGAGCCTACCGAACC TTTACCGCCTGGAATCAGTGACTCCAAACGTTCTGACGAACAGGATATAGTCAAGCGTCTCTTTAATAACTTTCGTGATATACAAAG AGAAGAAAATGTCCCGTCCAAACGAGACGATGGGGATAGCGTAACCGGGAGCGAGCGATTTCAATCGGAGAAAAGAGGCAGAAGGAGAAAAGGTCAGCGTAAACTACAAGAACCTCTGGAAATTTCGCCTGAAGATTTCGAAGCAGCCAAAACACTAGAGATGACAGGTAAAGAAACGCCTTCAAAGTGTACAGCTCAAGAGAAGATCGATGCTGTTTTAGCTCACCAGAAAGTTCGCATGCTGGAACCCGGATCTAATATCTGGAAAATC CACTGGGACGAATCGTTGGCCCGTCTTGCACAAGCACTGTCtgacaaatgtgttttcaaacaCACAAATCTAAATTT TGGTAACGGTACCAGGGTGGGACAGAACCTTGCCGTTATCAAGGGAAGCAACCACACCATTGAGAAAGTCGTCCAGCTGTTTTATAACGAGAAGAGTGACTATGACATAAATGGCCATTCTTTTGTGGATTTCGACCTGGTCGGACACTACTTACAG TTGGAGTACTGGGATACCGTGAAGGTTGGATGTGGCGTCACGTTTTGCCCCATATTGCACTTACCAGATCATGGAGATGTGTGGCAAAATGCTTATTACTGGGCATGCGACTATTGGCCGCC CCTGCATTCCAAAACTCGTCCATACCAAATCGGAGAGCCCTGCACCCAATGTGTGGTCCCTTCTGGTAAAGGCATAGGATGGATGTGCGTGGATGATACGTGTG AGGAATGTAACATTGGGGAACCTGGATGCA ATGAGCCAGGACCATGTACCACATTTGAACCAGATAAATCCACAAATATCTGCAAGAAAGTGAAAGCCCGCAACTACTGTAACAAAGGAACGCCAGGATACAAATATGCCAAGTTCTATTGCAAGACTACCTGCGA GTTCTGTAGTGGTATTCCAGAATCCATAGACGAAGAGTAA
- the LOC138322423 gene encoding cysteine-rich secretory protein 3-like — protein MRDKQREVSNTADINTASGSNTKRAQDLEFRLREIVKNILQERDDNAPATRADKNSANQNSQMQPKTQRRRGKARRKQKQIASRAVGSLEEAENLDMRGEETASKCTPEEKTRTEAAHQLCRELEPGSNTWRIHWDESLGRLAQSLSDTCVFKHTNLYFANGTRVGQNLAVIKGNNHTIEKVVQLFYNEKQYYDIGDHSFVNFELVGHYLQLEYWQTVKVGCGVTFCPTLYLPDSGEVWDNAYYWACDYWPHLKSGGLPFETGEPCSQCVVPHGKDIGWRCVEEACEECYGIGKNGCQPPGPCPRFEPDRSANICKKVKDHNFCNKGTPGYKYAKMYCKTTCEFCSSIPESLFDE, from the exons ATGCGTGATAAACAAAG GGAGGTTTCCAATACGGCTGACATTAACACAGCTTCCGGTTCCAACACTAAACGAGCACAGGACTTGGAATTCAGGCTGCGagaaattgtcaaaaatattcttcaggAAAG AGACGACAATGCTCCAGCCACACGAGCAGACAAGAATAGTGCTAACCAGAATTCACAAATGCAACCGAAGACACAAAGGAGACGAGGAAAGGCAAGACGTAAGCAAAAGCAAATCGCCAGTCGTGCTGTAGGAAGTTTAGAGGAAGCAGAAAATCTAGACATGCGCGGTGAGGAAACTGCCTCCAAATGTACACCCGAAGAAAAAACTAGAACTGAAGCCGCCCATCAGCTTTGTCGAGAGTTAGAACCGGGCTCTAATACCTGGAGAATA CACTGGGACGAGTCGCTGGGCCGTCTTGCACAATCACTGTCTGACACGTGTGTCTTCAAACACACCAATCTATACTT TGCTAACGGTACCAGGGTTGGACAGAACCTTGCTGTTATCAAAGGAAACAACCACACCATTGAGAAAGTCGTTCAGCTGTTTTACAACGAGAAACAATACTATGATATTGGTGATCATTCTTTTGTGAATTTCGAACTGGTCGGTCACTACTTACAG TTGGAGTACTGGCAGACTGTAAAGGTTGGATGTGGCGTCACTTTCTGCCCCACTCTGTACCTGCCTGATTCCGGAGAAGTGTGGGACAATGCCTATTACTGGGCGTGTGACTACTGGCCACA TCTTAAGTCTGGAGGCCTTCCCTTCGAAACCGGAGAACCCTGTTCGCAATGCGTGGTACCACATGGCAAGGACATCGGCTGGAGATGTGTGGAAGAAGCCTGTG AGGAATGCTATGGCATCGGAAAGAATGGCTGTC AACCGCCAGGACCATGTCCTAGATTTGAACCAGACCGATCTGCAAATATCTGCAAGAAAGTAAAAGACCATAACTTCTGCAACAAAGGAACTCCAGGATACAAATATGCAAAGATGTATTGCAAGACCACCTGCGA GTTCTGTAGCAGTATACCAGAATCGTTATTTGACGAATGA